The Salvelinus alpinus chromosome 3, SLU_Salpinus.1, whole genome shotgun sequence genome segment atagacggagggagagagagaaagaaagagacggagggagggagggagagagagacggagggggggagagagagacggaggggggagagatacggagggggggagagagagacggagggagggagggagagagagacggagggagggggagagagagacggagggagggagggggagagagacggagggagagagagacggagggagggagggagggagagagagacggagggagggagggggagagagggagggggagatagacggagggagggagggagagagacggagagagacggagggagggagagagacggagggagggagggagggagggagagagggagagttggagggagggagagttggagggagacggagggagggagggagggagagaaacggacggagggaggaagagagagacggagggaggaagagagagacggagggagggagagagacggagggagggagagagacggagggagggagagagacggagagagagggagggagagagacggagagagagggagggagggagacggagggagggagggaggaagagagagaaacggacggatggaggaagagagagagggagggagggaggaagagagagaaacggacggatggaggaagagagagagggagggagggagggagagagggagggagagagagagacagggagagggagggagagacggagggagggagagagggaggtagagagagacggagggagggaaagacggatggagggagagagagacggggatagggggagagggagagagagacggggagagagagacggcgggagggagagagagacggagggagggagatagagacggagggagggagggagagagagacggagggagggagggagggagagagacacggagggagggagacacggaggtagggagggagggatggagagagggagagggagagagagacggggagagggagagagagacggggagagggagagagagacggggagagggagagagagacggagggagggagagagacacggagggagagcgagcgagacggagggagagagagacggagggagggagggagggagagagagacggagggagggagggagggagggagagagagacggaggaagggagggagagagagacggagggagagatagacggagggagggagggagagatagacggagggagggagggagagatagacggagggagggagggagagatagacggagggagggagggagagagatggagagagagggagggagggagagagagggagagagacggagggagggagagcgagagggagagagacggagggagggagggagagatagacggacggagggagggagggagagatagacggagggagagatagacggacggagggagggagggagggagagatagacggacggagggagggagggagggagagatagacggacggagggagggagagatagacggacggagggagggagggagagatagatggacggagagagagaaacggagggagggagggagagatagacggAAGGAGGgatagacggagggagagagagaaagaaagagacggagggagggagggaggaagggagggagagagacggagggagggagggagggagagagagacggagggagagagacggagggagggagagagacggagggagggagggagtgagagggagagagagacggagggagggagggagggagagagagacggagggagggagggagagagagacggagagtgagacgaagggagggagggagagacgaagggagggagagagagacggagagtgagacggagggagggagagtgaggcggagggagggagggagggagatgtaacAGGAACGGGTCAcgggcggtgacccgttcctgtaggttcatgctctacaacattcgcagagtacgaccctgcctcacacaggaagcggcgcaggtcctaatccaggcacttgtcatctcccgtctggattactgcaactcgctgttggctgcgctccctgcctgtgccattaaacccctacaactcatccagaacgccacagcccgtctggtgttcaaccttcccaagttctctcacgtcaccccgctcctccgctctctccactggcttccagttgaagctcgcatccgctacaagaccatggtgcttgcctacggagctgtgaggggaacggcacctccgtaccttcaggctctgatcaggccctacacccaaacaagggcactgcgttcatccacctctggcctgctcgcctccctacctctgaggaagtacagctcccgctcagcccagtcaaaactgttcgctgctctggcaccccaatggtggaacaaactcccccacgacgccaggtcagcggagtcaatcaccaccttccggaaacacctgaaacaccacctctttaaggaatacctaggataggataaagtaatctttctaaccccccccccccccttaaaagagttagatgcactattgtaaagtggttgttccactggatatcataaggtgaatgcaccaacttgtaagtcgctctggataagagcgtctgctaaatgacttaaatgtaaaatgtaatggaTCAGAATCATAACTGTACTTCTACTTCTCTCCTCCAGGTTGCTGAGCTGAAACAGGAGCTGAAACTACGGTGTCTGACCGTGTCTGGCACCAAGATGGACCTGATCGAGAGGCTGAGGAACTACCAGGAGCAGAACGGTGGAGGTCGAGCTGGTGTTACTGCTACTGTAAGCCCTAAACCCAGCCAACCAACCCCACCGCAAGCCTCAACCGAACCTGCTGGCTCCATCAGCCCTGCCCCCTCCCAGGCCGGAACTAATCCCCACACCCACCATTCAGGAGAGGCAGCAAGGAAGATACCCGCTTTCTCATTGGCTCAGAGTGCCGCTCCGGCCTGTATTATGAGGTTTGGCAGTACGagctcctcccctccactctcccccacCCTGTCAGAACGGTCTCTGGCGGTGATGAGCCCCGACGAGACCAGCTGTAATGGAGACGTGTTCGGGGAGATGGTGAGCTCTCCCCTGACCCAACTCAGCCTGCACCCCTCTCCACAGCACCCCTCCCCAGCCTCCATCAAAGAGGAGAACCAGGGTCACTTATCCACCTGCAGCCTCTCCCAGTCCCGGCCTTCTACCACCAAGCTTCAGCCTGCCGCCCCACCTCAGGAGCCCCTAGCCGGGGCAACCATGGAGGCCTCCCCCTTGGACAAGGACCAGATGCTTCAGGAGAAGGACAAGCAGATTGAGGAGCTGACACGCATGCTGAGGCAGAAACAGAGGCTGGTGGAGAACCTGCGCTCCCAGTTGGAGCAGGGGCTACAGACTGGagcagtgagagagatggagggagaagagatggagggagtacAGGGAGTGGTGGTGAACGGCTATGCCCAGGAGGCCCAAACCACCCCCATCAAAGCCTCtaccatcctccatctctctctcaccaacACAGACATGGTGAGGGTCAAGAATGAGGTAGAGACagaagaagggatggagggagtggacgAGGCTCAGCCGACACAGTGCTCTCAGCAGACCCTGCTCAAACTGCAGCAGATCCCCCGGATACAGGTTGAACAACAGACACAACAAATACTACAGACACAACAACTGAAACAACAGCAGACACAACAACAGCAGACACAACAACAGCAgacacaacaactacaacaacaacagacaCAACAGCATTCCAAACAGCTCCAGCAACAACAGACACAGCAGATGCAGCAGCAGAAGACTTCGGCCCAGTTGTTAttccagcaacagcagcagctgaTCATCCAGCAGACTCAGCAGAAACAGCTCCAGCTGCAGGCCAAACAGCTGCAGGCCAAACAGCTGCAGGCCAAACAGCTGCAGGCCAAAAAGCTGCAGGCCAAACAGCTGCAGGCCAAAAAGCTGCAGGACCAACAGCTGCAGGCCAAACAGCTGCAGGACCAACAGCTGCAGGACCAACAGCTGCAGGACCAACAGCTGCAGGACCAACAGCTGCAGGCCAAACAGCTGCAGGCCAAACAGCTGCAGGCCAAACAGCTGCAGGCCAAAAAGCTGCAGGACCAACAGCTGCAGGACCAACAGCTGCAGGACCAACAGCTGCAGGCCAAACAGCTGCAGGACCAACAGCTGCAGGACCAACAGCTGCAGGACCAACAGCTGCAGGACCAACAGCTGCAGGACCAACAGCTGCAAGTACTGCAGAGGAAGCAGCAGAGACAGTCCCAGAGACAGCAGCAGAACAAACAACCGAGTCAGACAGTCACCCCACAACAGGTACATTCAATCATTACAGCTCTCGATTGTACAGTCTGTAGATTTACAGTATAGTAATACACGCCGCCACACATCAGGTCCATATTTTATATTTAACGGAATAAACTTGTCTGAAACCTgaagacttcagctcaacaggcaAACAGTGTGGCAAGCGGGGGAGACATGTTTCAAACCTAGTCGAACCTAGTCTCTTCCCCTTCTCTGTTGGGTCATTATCATTGGCTCGTGTCTGGGCCCTGTGTTTGAATATGCCTCTTTCCTACTCTATTCTCTTCAGGTCACTCCAGTCTTCATCAGCCAACAGAATGGCACCCAGGTCCCCGCCCAGACCTTCTCATTGGACCTCCTCAAGTCGGGCACCACGCCCACCCTGGTCACCGACGGCAATGGCAACCACTACCTGATAGCACTGACCAATAACAGTGCAGAGGGCCAAAACGGCGTGACCTCATTGGGCAAAACCAGTGGATCGCAACGCATCACACTGCAGGTACAGTTACACTGTAAATCTGCTATTAAGTGTTACAAGTCTCTATGTTGGTGAAATGATTGTGTAAGATGGTATCACAGTGCAGTAAAGTTGCCCTTTTTACTCTAGCGATTGCAGTCAACTCCAAGCAAGCTCCCCAGCCAATTGCCAGCTGAGATACTGAGCCCCGATACCCAATCAAAACAACAGTTACAACCAGGCCCTGTCACCCAGTTTATCAAAAAGGTATTAAAATGACAAAACATTGTGACCGAAACAAGgttgtctctcacacacacaatattaGCGGTCACCGTCTGTAAAAAAGGATAGGGGGTAAACCTGTCCCTCTGAGGACTAAAGTAGTTTGCTGGGTTGGATGCTGTATGGATGCTGTCTTGACTGACTTGTCACACACCACTGTCAACCAACACACTGGAGATCTTTAGGGTTCTTTAATGGGTAACTGTAGGTAGTGGTTCTACAaggtagaaaatatatttttaaccttttatttaactaggaaagtcagttaagaacaaattcttatttaccatgacagcctaccccggccaaaccctaacccggacgacgctgggccaattgtgcgccgcactatgggactcctaatcaagGCCATTGGTATaaaatacagcctggaatcgaaccagggtctgtagtgacgcctctagcactgagatgcagtgccttagaccgctgtgtcactcgggagcccaaagatACCTCTTTTACATATTATTGTGTACTATAATAGGTTATGTATGGCTATACACAGATGGACCTGAAATATACATACAATATAATCTAAGATATATATTACCATACAGTATACAATACTAataccataatacaactctaataaGTTGCCACATTTACAAGCAGGCTGTACAATACAACAAACTGCATAGAGTAAATGCAATAATAACAGGACATATATTCTTGTATCTCAATCATAAACATAACTGCAATGCAATGAGTGTGTGAACCATAGAAAATAGTTAGCCTGGCCAACTAGCTAGTAGCATCGCCATTGCGAGCAGCATATAGTGTGATAAAACATCACATATTACTCACTATTAGATGCGCGCACAAATAACGTTAAACATGGTGCAACTTGTCGTCTTGTTGCTTCTGTGGCGAACTCACAAACTGCCTGTCTTCAACGCAACTCACTGACGGGGCGGGATTTACAATTAGCAGGCTAAAGAGAAagtctctgattggatagaaaaTTAGGGGTGACTGAGGAGCTGTCGGGCATTCTAACTAAAGGGACTAGGGGTGCGTAGGGAAATACTCAATATGAATGAGTGGCCGTGTTAACACCTTCTTAAAATGATAACAAAAATCAAGACTGGCCTTATTTAATTTCCTCTTCTTCTTCACCCTCTCGTTCTGGAACAGAAGGTGGGTCTACATCTGGAAACAAATGGCATAACCAATGGGGTGCCAGAGCCCACTCAGTCTGTCTCCGCCCCGCCCAATCTCGATCCTTTCTTTGGCGAGGTGTCCAACTTGTCTGAAAGCCAAAGCACCTCTTCCCTTTCCCTCAAGGTAAGATATATTCTGCAATGATCATTCATGGCATGTCAACGTCATCTCATATTTGATTTTTCATTAGTCTCCATGTTTTTATTCTTTCCCCTTCCCCCATCCTTTCTTTATTCTCTGCTTCCACCCTTTCAGAGAGAAGTGTGTCCGACTTTTGACCGGCACACTTTgttcacccctccctctcctgaaCAGACCTCTTTCTCCTTCACTCAACGCCCCAAAGTATGTCCTTCACTCCTCCCATCTCCCTCTGCTCATGTTTATTCATGTcttttctcttttcttctcttacATACTCTTATCTCTTCTCTCGTTTTCTCTGTCCATCTGTATGCGTCGGTCTCGAATCAAATTTGCTCAAAATATTTTGGTAATTTTATAGTACTGTACATGTTTGACGATTTTGTTTAAACAACCATGAGTACTGTAAACTGTTCAAAATATATGTCCTTTTCTCCCAGGAGAACGGGCTGAGCAGTCAACAGATGGACGATCTGTTTGACATCCTCTTGAAGAGTGGCGGTAAGAGAACATAGCAGCACACACAACATAACACTCACATATACAGCACCAGTAAAacatttggacacctactcattcaagggtttttctgaaTTTTtcactcttttctacattgtagaataatagtgaagacatcaaaactttgaaataacacatatggaatcatgtagtaactcaatttttttttttacaaatcaaaatatatttttcaaatatTTCAGACccttgatgtcagctttgcacactcttggcattctctcaaccagcttcatgaggtagtcacttagaatgcatttcaatgtaacaggtgtttgagccaatcagttgttgtgacaaggtaggggtggtatacagaagatagccctatttggtagaagaccaagtccatattatggcaagaacagctaaaataagcaaagagaaatgacagtctatcattactttaagacatgaaggtcagtcaatccaaaaAATTTCAAGAagtttgaacgtttcttcaagtgcagtcataaaaaccatcaagcactttgatgaaactggctctcatgaggacaaccacaggaaaggaagacccagagttacctctgctgcagaggataagttcattagagttaccagcctcagaaattgcaacccaaataaatgcatcacagagttcaagtaacagacacatctcaacatcaactgttcagagtagactgcgtgaatcaggccttcatggtcgaattgctgcaaagaaaccactactaaaggacaccaacaagaagagacttgattgggccaggaaacacgagcaatggacattagattggttgaaatctgtcctttggtctgatgagtccaaattagcattttttttgttgttgttgttccaaccgcaatgtctttgtgagacgcagagtaggtgaacggatgatctccgcacacgtggttcccactgtgaatcatggaggaggtggtgtgatggtgtaggggtgctttgctggtgacactgtctgatttattttcgaattcaaggcacacttaaccagcatggctactacagcattctgcagcaatacgccatcccatctggtttgtgcttagtgggactatcattttttttCCAACAGGAcgataacccaacacacctccaggctgtgtaaaggctatttgaccaataaggagagcgatggagttccgcatcagatgacctggcctccacaatcaacctacctcaacccaattgagatggtttgggatgagttggactgcagagtgaaggaacagcagccaacaactgctcagcatatgtgggaactccatcaaggctgttggaaaagtattccaggtgaagctggttgagagaatgccaagtgtgcgcaaagctgtcatcaaggcaaagggtggctatttgaagaatataaaatatattttgatttgtttaaaacattcttgtttactacatgattccatatgtgttattcatggttttgatgtcttcactatttttctacaatgtagaaaatagtacaaataaagaaaaacccttgaatgagtaggtgtgtctaaacttttgactggtactgtatatcttcaTGTCTCACTGCCAGTACATGAGCAAACCCATTATTTTTTCATCCCCAACCAGAAATCTCTGGATTCCGAGCCAACCCAGACTCTTCCCTGGCCCAAAACCACTCcgacccccccacccctccctcgtCCCCTCTCCACATCTCGCCGTCCACCACCCCTCCGGAGCCCTCCCTGCCCGCTGTGCCTTCCCAGCAGCCCTCGCCATCACCCTGCACAGGAAGTGGTCGTCTGGAGGACTTCCTAGAGAGCACCACGGGCACGCCCCTCCTGGGGGTGGAGCCTGATGGCGGTCTGACTTTGATTGACGACCTCCACAGCCAAATGCTGAGCACCCCCAGCATCCTGGACCATCCCCCCTCCCCGGTGGACATGGACACTAGCGACCTGGGCTTCTCCACCCACCCGGCAGGGCTTGACTTCGGGGACCCAGCCCTGGACAGCATGGACTGGCTGGACATCTCTATGGGTGGTGTAGGTGGGAGGACGAGTCTCGCCCCTCTCGGCCCCCACACGCCCCCCAGTGTGTTCTCAGCGGACTTCCTGGACAGCTCAGACCTCACTCTGCACTGGGACTCCTGTTTGTAGCTCTTACGGAGTGAGGAGTACGCATACTGTGTACAGGCTCTCTCTGTCTTATTCGCTAAGCAGGTCCACCACTCTGGACGTACACTGAGACGGGGAGTCTTGTCCTGCGTTCACTCTGCCCTCTCGTCATGTTTGGACAGGCTAGAGAGCAAAACTGACTTTAGATCAGAGGCAGTGTGTGAAGGGAATAGTGTGGAGTTTGGTCACGCTCTGACACATCCTTCTGGTGACAAAGGGTAACACATGTGAAAGGCAGCCCCGATGTGTCAGTGGTGCCTCTAACTTTGCACTTATGCTGAGACTGTTGATTGGTGAAAAGTTGTAATGAACACATCTCATTGGTGGAAACCTACTAATGAATCAAACCTCATTGGTGCAAACCAGGGGTGCGTTCAGTACGAAAGAATGGTGTTAAGTTTTCTCCATCAAATCATTTATCTCAACGAAAACTGTACTCCACTAAATGGCCAGTTGAAGAACAGTGTGATTATGGTGGCCCAGAGGGAGATTGTAAATGGTGTGTGCTGCATGAGTTTTACGATTTTAAATGGTCACACCCATATTGGTCATGCCACACCCACC includes the following:
- the LOC139571274 gene encoding myocardin-related transcription factor A-like isoform X8, with product MAIQSVLQLKLQQRRTREELVSQGIMPPLKSPAAFHEQRRNLERARTEDYLKRKIRSRPERSELVRMHILEETSAEPSLQAKQLQLKRARLADDLNDKISHRPGPIELIHKNILPVDLDCPLQHSLLDSPKGAGESSLDEDSSDAFSPDTLANHDSPLGPLSQLSPSDMLTQNRDMSPSQVFLTQVPPPPPLLVNGQDSLPPQKLTNGSAMSGASCPATGQTKSKPSSERPPQRPKKAKDNKPKVKKLKYHQYIPPDQKADREPPPQLDSTYTKILHQQQLILQLQILHQQQQHYNYHTILPAPPKPPAEQPPSTNPAPSLLRSVPPTTSASSNQNGSSRQSQTPVGGTKPLTLPANLDDFKVAELKQELKLRCLTVSGTKMDLIERLRNYQEQNGGGRAGVTATVSPKPSQPTPPQASTEPAGSISPAPSQAGTNPHTHHSGEAARKIPAFSLAQSAAPACIMRFGSTSSSPPLSPTLSERSLAVMSPDETSCNGDVFGEMVSSPLTQLSLHPSPQHPSPASIKEENQGHLSTCSLSQSRPSTTKLQPAAPPQEPLAGATMEASPLDKDQMLQEKDKQIEELTRMLRQKQRLVENLRSQLEQGLQTGAVREMEGEEMEGVQGVVVNGYAQEAQTTPIKASTILHLSLTNTDMVRVKNEVETEEGMEGVDEAQPTQCSQQTLLKLQQIPRIQVEQQTQQILQTQQLKQQQTQQQQTQQQQTQQLQQQQTQQHSKQLQQQQTQQMQQQKTSAQLLFQQQQQLIIQQTQQKQLQLQAKQLQAKQLQAKQLQAKKLQAKQLQAKKLQDQQLQAKQLQDQQLQDQQLQDQQLQDQQLQAKQLQAKQLQAKQLQAKKLQDQQLQDQQLQDQQLQAKQLQDQQLQDQQLQDQQLQDQQLQDQQLQVLQRKQQRQSQRQQQNKQPSQTVTPQQVTPVFISQQNGTQVPAQTFSLDLLKSGTTPTLVTDGNGNHYLIALTNNSAEGQNGVTSLGKTSGSQRITLQRLQSTPSKLPSQLPAEILSPDTQSKQQLQPGPVTQFIKKKVGLHLETNGITNGVPEPTQSVSAPPNLDPFFGEVSNLSESQSTSSLSLKREVCPTFDRHTLFTPPSPEQTSFSFTQRPKENGLSSQQMDDLFDILLKSGEISGFRANPDSSLAQNHSDPPTPPSSPLHISPSTTPPEPSLPAVPSQQPSPSPCTGSGRLEDFLESTTGTPLLGVEPDGGLTLIDDLHSQMLSTPSILDHPPSPVDMDTSDLGFSTHPAGLDFGDPALDSMDWLDISMGGVGGRTSLAPLGPHTPPSVFSADFLDSSDLTLHWDSCL
- the LOC139571274 gene encoding myocardin-related transcription factor A-like isoform X6, giving the protein MVVAVAPGSAPSLRSEAVTNELQEMTLQPASNNMPVRDRKNVLQLKLQQRRTREELVSQGIMPPLKSPAAFHEQRRNLERARTEDYLKRKIRSRPERSELVRMHILEETSAEPSLQAKQLQLKRARLADDLNDKISHRPGPIELIHKNILPVDLDCPLQHSLLDSPKGAGESSLDEDSSDAFSPDTLANHDSPLGPLSQLSPSDMLTQNRDMSPSQVFLTQVPPPPPLLVNGQDSLPPQKLTNGSAMSGASCPATGQTKSKPSSERPPQRPKKAKDNKPKVKKLKYHQYIPPDQKADREPPPQLDSTYTKILHQQQLILQLQILHQQQQHYNYHTILPAPPKPPAEQPPSTNPAPSLLRSVPPTTSASSNQNGSSRQSQTPVGGTKPLTLPANLDDFKVAELKQELKLRCLTVSGTKMDLIERLRNYQEQNGGGRAGVTATVSPKPSQPTPPQASTEPAGSISPAPSQAGTNPHTHHSGEAARKIPAFSLAQSAAPACIMRFGSTSSSPPLSPTLSERSLAVMSPDETSCNGDVFGEMVSSPLTQLSLHPSPQHPSPASIKEENQGHLSTCSLSQSRPSTTKLQPAAPPQEPLAGATMEASPLDKDQMLQEKDKQIEELTRMLRQKQRLVENLRSQLEQGLQTGAVREMEGEEMEGVQGVVVNGYAQEAQTTPIKASTILHLSLTNTDMVRVKNEVETEEGMEGVDEAQPTQCSQQTLLKLQQIPRIQVEQQTQQILQTQQLKQQQTQQQQTQQQQTQQLQQQQTQQHSKQLQQQQTQQMQQQKTSAQLLFQQQQQLIIQQTQQKQLQLQAKQLQAKQLQAKQLQAKKLQAKQLQAKKLQDQQLQAKQLQDQQLQDQQLQDQQLQDQQLQAKQLQAKQLQAKQLQAKKLQDQQLQDQQLQDQQLQAKQLQDQQLQDQQLQDQQLQDQQLQDQQLQVLQRKQQRQSQRQQQNKQPSQTVTPQQVTPVFISQQNGTQVPAQTFSLDLLKSGTTPTLVTDGNGNHYLIALTNNSAEGQNGVTSLGKTSGSQRITLQRLQSTPSKLPSQLPAEILSPDTQSKQQLQPGPVTQFIKKKVGLHLETNGITNGVPEPTQSVSAPPNLDPFFGEVSNLSESQSTSSLSLKREVCPTFDRHTLFTPPSPEQTSFSFTQRPKENGLSSQQMDDLFDILLKSGEISGFRANPDSSLAQNHSDPPTPPSSPLHISPSTTPPEPSLPAVPSQQPSPSPCTGSGRLEDFLESTTGTPLLGVEPDGGLTLIDDLHSQMLSTPSILDHPPSPVDMDTSDLGFSTHPAGLDFGDPALDSMDWLDISMGGVGGRTSLAPLGPHTPPSVFSADFLDSSDLTLHWDSCL
- the LOC139571274 gene encoding myocardin-related transcription factor A-like isoform X9, translating into MVVAVAPGSAPSLRSEAVTNELQEMTLQPASNNMPVRDRKNVLQLKLQQRRTREELVSQGIMPPLKSPAAFHEQRRNLERARTEDYLKRKIRSRPERSELVRMHILEETSAEPSLQAKQLQLKRARLADDLNDKISHRPGPIELIHKNILPVDLDCPLQHSLLDSPKGAGESSLDEDSSDAFSPDTLANHDSPLGPLSQLSPSDMLTQNRDMSPSQFLTQVPPPPPLLVNGQDSLPPQKLTNGSAMSGASCPATGQTKSKPSSERPPQRPKKAKDNKPKVKKLKYHQYIPPDQKADREPPPQLDSTYTKILHQQQLILQLQILHQQQQHYNYHTILPAPPKPPAEQPPSTNPAPSLLRSVPPTTSASSNQNGSSRQSQTPVGGTKPLTLPANLDDFKVAELKQELKLRCLTVSGTKMDLIERLRNYQEQNGGGRAGVTATVSPKPSQPTPPQASTEPAGSISPAPSQAGTNPHTHHSGEAARKIPAFSLAQSAAPACIMRFGSTSSSPPLSPTLSERSLAVMSPDETSCNGDVFGEMVSSPLTQLSLHPSPQHPSPASIKEENQGHLSTCSLSQSRPSTTKLQPAAPPQEPLAGATMEASPLDKDQMLQEKDKQIEELTRMLRQKQRLVENLRSQLEQGLQTGAVREMEGEEMEGVQGVVVNGYAQEAQTTPIKASTILHLSLTNTDMVRVKNEVETEEGMEGVDEAQPTQCSQQTLLKLQQIPRIQVEQQTQQILQTQQLKQQQTQQQQTQQQQTQQLQQQQTQQHSKQLQQQQTQQMQQQKTSAQLLFQQQQQLIIQQTQQKQLQLQAKQLQAKQLQAKQLQAKKLQAKQLQAKKLQDQQLQAKQLQDQQLQDQQLQDQQLQDQQLQAKQLQAKQLQAKQLQAKKLQDQQLQDQQLQDQQLQAKQLQDQQLQDQQLQDQQLQDQQLQDQQLQVLQRKQQRQSQRQQQNKQPSQTVTPQQVTPVFISQQNGTQVPAQTFSLDLLKSGTTPTLVTDGNGNHYLIALTNNSAEGQNGVTSLGKTSGSQRITLQRLQSTPSKLPSQLPAEILSPDTQSKQQLQPGPVTQFIKKKVGLHLETNGITNGVPEPTQSVSAPPNLDPFFGEVSNLSESQSTSSLSLKREVCPTFDRHTLFTPPSPEQTSFSFTQRPKENGLSSQQMDDLFDILLKSGEISGFRANPDSSLAQNHSDPPTPPSSPLHISPSTTPPEPSLPAVPSQQPSPSPCTGSGRLEDFLESTTGTPLLGVEPDGGLTLIDDLHSQMLSTPSILDHPPSPVDMDTSDLGFSTHPAGLDFGDPALDSMDWLDISMGGVGGRTSLAPLGPHTPPSVFSADFLDSSDLTLHWDSCL
- the LOC139571274 gene encoding myocardin-related transcription factor A-like isoform X10, with product MLDTNHFLSFEPAPLDYVPMGEELDKQDLRMDYERHTYHSLKKVLQLKLQQRRTREELVSQGIMPPLKSPAAFHEQRRNLERARTEDYLKRKIRSRPERSELVRMHILEETSAEPSLQAKQLQLKRARLADDLNDKISHRPGPIELIHKNILPVDLDCPLQHSLLDSPKGAGESSLDEDSSDAFSPDTLANHDSPLGPLSQLSPSDMLTQNRDMSPSQFLTQVPPPPPLLVNGQDSLPPQKLTNGSAMSGASCPATGQTKSKPSSERPPQRPKKAKDNKPKVKKLKYHQYIPPDQKADREPPPQLDSTYTKILHQQQLILQLQILHQQQQHYNYHTILPAPPKPPAEQPPSTNPAPSLLRSVPPTTSASSNQNGSSRQSQTPVGGTKPLTLPANLDDFKVAELKQELKLRCLTVSGTKMDLIERLRNYQEQNGGGRAGVTATVSPKPSQPTPPQASTEPAGSISPAPSQAGTNPHTHHSGEAARKIPAFSLAQSAAPACIMRFGSTSSSPPLSPTLSERSLAVMSPDETSCNGDVFGEMVSSPLTQLSLHPSPQHPSPASIKEENQGHLSTCSLSQSRPSTTKLQPAAPPQEPLAGATMEASPLDKDQMLQEKDKQIEELTRMLRQKQRLVENLRSQLEQGLQTGAVREMEGEEMEGVQGVVVNGYAQEAQTTPIKASTILHLSLTNTDMVRVKNEVETEEGMEGVDEAQPTQCSQQTLLKLQQIPRIQVEQQTQQILQTQQLKQQQTQQQQTQQQQTQQLQQQQTQQHSKQLQQQQTQQMQQQKTSAQLLFQQQQQLIIQQTQQKQLQLQAKQLQAKQLQAKQLQAKKLQAKQLQAKKLQDQQLQAKQLQDQQLQDQQLQDQQLQDQQLQAKQLQAKQLQAKQLQAKKLQDQQLQDQQLQDQQLQAKQLQDQQLQDQQLQDQQLQDQQLQDQQLQVLQRKQQRQSQRQQQNKQPSQTVTPQQVTPVFISQQNGTQVPAQTFSLDLLKSGTTPTLVTDGNGNHYLIALTNNSAEGQNGVTSLGKTSGSQRITLQRLQSTPSKLPSQLPAEILSPDTQSKQQLQPGPVTQFIKKKVGLHLETNGITNGVPEPTQSVSAPPNLDPFFGEVSNLSESQSTSSLSLKREVCPTFDRHTLFTPPSPEQTSFSFTQRPKENGLSSQQMDDLFDILLKSGEISGFRANPDSSLAQNHSDPPTPPSSPLHISPSTTPPEPSLPAVPSQQPSPSPCTGSGRLEDFLESTTGTPLLGVEPDGGLTLIDDLHSQMLSTPSILDHPPSPVDMDTSDLGFSTHPAGLDFGDPALDSMDWLDISMGGVGGRTSLAPLGPHTPPSVFSADFLDSSDLTLHWDSCL